AGTCACCATCATCGGTACCGGGGCGGAATTTGACTTCCTTGATCTCGATGACCGTCTGCTTGGCCTTGGCTTCGGCAGCCTTCTTCTGTTCCTGATATTTGAACTTGCCGTAGTCCATCAGGCGGCAAACCGGTGGGTTGGCCGTGGCGGCAATTTCAACCAGATCCACATCCATGTCGCCAGCCATGGCCAAGGCCTGCTGAATCGACACGATGCCGATGGGTTCATTTTCAGGACCAGAAAGACGTACTTCTGGCGCTGTGATTTCACGGTTCAGGCGGTGCTTACGCTCCTCGCGCTGACGACGATCACGAAATTCGGTAGCGATGGTTCTCACCTTCAAATAAAACGCCACAACAACGTGGCATGGATGCACATAGCGCGCACCAAAGCGTTTTCAGATTCAAAAATCAGACTTTGGAAGCAATGTCCTGTGCAATCAGGTCGACAAACGCGTCAACTGACATTACGCCGAGGTCTTTGTTACCCCGGGCGCGGACTGCGACAGCCCCTGCAGCCTTCTCCTTGTCGCCCGCGACGAGGATGTAGGGCAGTTTCTGCATAGCATGCTCGCGTATTTTATACGTAATCTTCTCGTTGCGCAGATCAGTCACCACCCTAAGGTCTTGATTCGGCAATGCTTTTCTGAGCTTTGCAGCGATTTCGCCACAGTAATCCGCCTGAGAATCGGTGATATTGAGCACTGCGACCTGCACAGGAGCCAGCCAAACGGGCAGCGCGCCAGCATGTTGCTCGATCAGAATACCAATGAAACGCTCAAGGCTACCCACGATCGCGCGGTGCAGCATGATGGGGCGATGACGCTCGCCATCTTCGCCCACGAACTCGGCGTCCAGACGCTCGGGCAGGTTCGGATCGACCTGAATCGTGCCGCACTGCCACTCACGGCCCAGCGCGTCCTTGAGCGTGTACTCGATCTTCGGACCGTAGAAAGCCCCTTCACCCGGCAGGTATTCAAACTCACAGCCGGACGCACGCAGACCGTCGGCCAGAGCGGCCTCGGCCTTGTCCCAGCTTTCTTCGGTGCCGATGCGCTTTTCAGGGCGCGTGGAGAGGCGATACAGGATTTCGGTGAAGCCGAAGTCCTTGTAGACCTTCTGCAGCAGCGAGGTGAACGCAGTCACTTCGCCCTGGATCTGGTCGGGCATGCAGAAGATGTGACCATCATCCTGCGTGAAGCCGCGCACACGCATGATGCCGTGCAGGCTGCCGGTGGGCTCGTTGCGATGGCAGTTGCCGAACTCGCCGAACCGCAGCGGCAAGTCGCGATAGCTCTTGATGCCCTGCTTGTAGATCAGGATGTGACCGGGGCAGTTCATCGGCTTCAGGGCGAAATCGCGCTTTTCCGACTCGGTGACGAACATGTTCTCGCGGTACTTGTCCCAGTGGCCGGTCTTTTCCCACAGCGACTTGTCCAGTAACTGAGGCGCCTTGACTTCCTGGTAGCCGTTGTCGACATACACCTTGCGCATGTACTGCTCGACTTGCTGCCAGACAGTCCAGCCCTTGGGGTGCCAGAACACCATGCCTGGCGAGTGCTCGTCGATGTGGAACAGGTCAAGTTCGCGACCGAGCTTGCGGTGGTCGCGCTTTTCCGCCTCTTCCAGCATGTGCAGATAGCCGGCCAACTCATCCTTGGTCGCCCAGGCGGTACCGTAGATGCGCTGCAACATCTCGTTGCGGTGGTCGCCGCGCCAGTAGGCACCTGCCACCTTCATCAGCTTGAAGTGCTTGAGCTTGCCGGTGCTGGGCACGTGCGGGCCACGGCACAGATCCTCGAAGTTGCCTTCGCGGTACAGGCTCACGTCTTCGTTCGACGGAATGCTGGCGATGATCTCGGCCTTGTAGTTTTCACCCAGGCTCTTGAAATACGCCACGGCTTCGTCGCGCGGAAGCACGCGGCGGGTGACCTGCTCGTCCTTGTTGGCGAGTTCGGTCATCTTCTTTTCGATGGCCGTCAGATCTTCCGGCGTGAAGGGACGCTTGTAGCTGAAGTCGTAGTAGAAACCGTTTTCGATCACCGGGCCGATGGTCACTTGCGCATCAGGGAACAGCTCCTTGACTGCATACGCCAGCAAGTGAGCGGTCGAGTGACGAATCAGATCGAGACCATCGGCATCCTTGGCCGTGATGATCGAGAGCGCCGCGTCCTTGTCGATGGAAAAGCTCGTATCGACCGCCTTGCCATCCACCTTGCCGCCGAGTGCGGCCTTGGCCAGACCCGAGCCGATCGACTGCGCCACCTCAGCCACGGTCACCGGACCGGGAAACTGACGCTGGGAACCATCTGGAAGAGTGATTTGAACCATGTTGTTGTGCATTCTCGCGAGTGGGTCGCGACGCTGAAAAACAAATGCGCGGACTGGCCGCGCAAACTTGAAAAAACGGATTGTCGACAAACAGACCTGCACACGAAGGTGCGCGGTCATGCACCTTCAGGCAAGCGGGATGAATCCCTGTGAGCTTTGCGTTCGCGGTGTCATAACCTGAAGGCGCCTTTCTGCCTGTCAACGAGGGCCGCCCAACACAGGCAACCCGAAATTTCCGACCTCCGAAGAGGCAATGCCTGTCATTTTAGCGCGGAGTGCGCCGAGTGGTCTGCAGCCCCTTTCAATCCCGCAACAAATCCAGCCCCACCGCCCGCGCAGACAGCAAGTTCAACATCTGTAAATTGAACGTAAAGCTGCGCAAAGCAAGCCTTGACTGACAACCGTTGCCCCCTATCCCTCGTTGAATGAGCACTGTCCCTTGCCTCGAATGGGGGACTTGAGAGGATTTGCAATGTTTCAAATTTCCAGTCGCCTCTGGCTTGCAGGTGCCGCGCTTTCTGCCGTCACCTTGACCGGCTGCATCGTCGCACCTGTCGGCCAGCCCTACTACAGCGATCCGTACAGCAACATCCCGGAAACGCAGGCCTACGCGCCGGTGTATGCACCCATCGCGCCTCCTGCGCCTTATGTGGAGACGATTCCCGTGGCGCCTTTTGCGGGAGCCATCTGGATTGGCGAAAACTGGAACTGGTCGGGCGGACGCCATGTATGGTCGCCCGGCCGCTATGAACACGCCCGCCCCGGCTATCGCTGGCAGCCCCAGCGCTGGGACCGTGGGCTGCGTGGCGGCTGGTATTCGCGCGGCGGCGGCTGGCGTCGCTGAGATTGACCGCAATCAACGCACTTCATCTGCGCGCATCTGACGGCATGAGCAGCACATAGCGCTCATCTGTCAGCGAACGCAAGAATGCAACCAGATCATCTGTTTCCCCATCCGAGAGCGCCACCGGGCTTCCCGGCTTGCGATTGAGCGGCGGTGAATTGACGTTCACGTTTTCGTGATAGCTTGGCGCAACATCGTCAAACGCCCCGCTTTTTCCAAACCAGCGCTTGGGATCCGTACCCCGCGTGTTGTAGAACTCAATGACCTCGCGCAGGCTCTTGAGCGAACCGTTGTGCATGAAACTCTGACGGATCGCCACATTGCGCAGCCCCGGCGTGCGCACATAGCCACACCATTGGTCAGGCTCCGGCCATTTCAGTGTTTTTGCGGTCTCGCACAGGCCATTGTCGAAATGGCGCGGGTCGCGGTTGACAGCCAACGCCTTGTTGCGTGGCGTCGCCAGTGCTTCATAGCCAAAGTCGGTAAACAGCGAGCGTTCCGGCCGTGCTGCAGTTTCCGACACCGTATGACATGAGGCGCAATTGCCCTTGTCCGGATTTTTGAAGATCGCCAGACCACGCAACTCCGTGGTGCTCAACGCCGCCTCCTGCTTGAGAAAGCGGTCAAACCGCGATGTGAAGGGCGAAAGC
This genomic stretch from Diaphorobacter sp. HDW4B harbors:
- the infC gene encoding translation initiation factor IF-3, with protein sequence MRTIATEFRDRRQREERKHRLNREITAPEVRLSGPENEPIGIVSIQQALAMAGDMDVDLVEIAATANPPVCRLMDYGKFKYQEQKKAAEAKAKQTVIEIKEVKFRPGTDDGDYNIKLRNIRRFLADGDKVKVTLRFRGREITHQDLGLALLNRLRDELADSILVEQFPKLEGRQMIMMIAPARKKPAAGGKVESGAPATGQAA
- the thrS gene encoding threonine--tRNA ligase, whose product is MVQITLPDGSQRQFPGPVTVAEVAQSIGSGLAKAALGGKVDGKAVDTSFSIDKDAALSIITAKDADGLDLIRHSTAHLLAYAVKELFPDAQVTIGPVIENGFYYDFSYKRPFTPEDLTAIEKKMTELANKDEQVTRRVLPRDEAVAYFKSLGENYKAEIIASIPSNEDVSLYREGNFEDLCRGPHVPSTGKLKHFKLMKVAGAYWRGDHRNEMLQRIYGTAWATKDELAGYLHMLEEAEKRDHRKLGRELDLFHIDEHSPGMVFWHPKGWTVWQQVEQYMRKVYVDNGYQEVKAPQLLDKSLWEKTGHWDKYRENMFVTESEKRDFALKPMNCPGHILIYKQGIKSYRDLPLRFGEFGNCHRNEPTGSLHGIMRVRGFTQDDGHIFCMPDQIQGEVTAFTSLLQKVYKDFGFTEILYRLSTRPEKRIGTEESWDKAEAALADGLRASGCEFEYLPGEGAFYGPKIEYTLKDALGREWQCGTIQVDPNLPERLDAEFVGEDGERHRPIMLHRAIVGSLERFIGILIEQHAGALPVWLAPVQVAVLNITDSQADYCGEIAAKLRKALPNQDLRVVTDLRNEKITYKIREHAMQKLPYILVAGDKEKAAGAVAVRARGNKDLGVMSVDAFVDLIAQDIASKV